One genomic segment of Photobacterium sp. DA100 includes these proteins:
- a CDS encoding septal ring lytic transglycosylase RlpA family protein codes for MKKIEYQNSMKKLNLGFAAFIFTMLAGCSSTEAVYDEKTKTYAKSHKLVGQASWYGDRYHGKLTASGERYNMRAYTAAHKTLPFGTIVRVTNTVNNKTVDVKINDRGPFAKDRVIDLSHKSFEQIGDTKKGLAPVKIQIIDDSNTFRYKH; via the coding sequence ATGAAGAAAATTGAGTATCAAAATAGCATGAAAAAATTAAACCTCGGTTTTGCCGCTTTCATCTTTACTATGCTTGCTGGCTGCTCGTCGACTGAAGCAGTCTATGATGAAAAAACAAAGACTTACGCCAAGTCACATAAGCTTGTTGGTCAAGCTTCGTGGTATGGTGACAGATACCACGGAAAGCTCACTGCAAGTGGTGAGCGGTATAACATGAGAGCCTATACAGCGGCTCATAAAACCTTACCTTTTGGGACTATCGTGAGGGTTACAAATACAGTTAATAACAAAACGGTAGATGTGAAGATCAATGATCGAGGTCCTTTTGCCAAAGACCGAGTCATTGATCTTTCTCATAAGTCATTTGAACAAATAGGTGACACCAAGAAAGGCTTAGCACCGGTCAAAATTCAAATTATTGATGATAGTAATACCTTCAGGTATAAGCACTAA
- a CDS encoding glycerophosphodiester phosphodiesterase family protein, protein MLASFLFVRCALLTLFVPLDIWISSKLMAFHGVSAIANQELLAFLLSPAGFLLSLWFITQLSFAFFVEHSTISILLAQHDLGKRSILDTFGLILQRSFRVAKVVLAQSLGISLLFSTLVWCGRWIYGLMLNDWDINYYLSHQMSSLWLAVGLLVLLTLPIVLLVLRYWASWWLALPLSLFQNCSQWRLFKQAQRLSQGIYPHILLGHIAWLFGRVVIIAIIAKGILFVLEPVLHWATYDPERYPWLMVATVLLIGVAFLLSFVDRFIYASCQYYVLRLQTRRHKLVNEEERFAGLMQSTERRILLSSVMVLFIVFASVNGYSDVRHFVGHLQTNTSGYVTAHRGGGFAYPENSEAGIQYAISLGVQSTEIDVQITKDGQVVVFHDRDLGRMLGSHLVVEDASYSEIVAAYQAKNQVPPPLLKQLLDDYADDIEFNIELKRYNRSFDLALAMAELLPKYQQAMIVSSLDVELLARLMNKMEASRPEQLRYALIYAASVGESELEREVDMLMLSDQWLDTWRIIEIQQREQEVLAWTINNSAAMERLFLLGVDGIITDEPKLALEAKKSIEQMDFSERALRTLRHWLLL, encoded by the coding sequence ATGCTGGCCAGCTTTCTTTTTGTGCGCTGCGCACTGCTGACTTTGTTTGTCCCGCTCGATATTTGGATCAGTTCCAAGTTGATGGCGTTTCATGGGGTGAGTGCCATTGCCAACCAGGAGCTGTTGGCTTTTTTGCTTTCGCCTGCCGGCTTTCTGCTGAGCTTGTGGTTTATCACACAGCTGAGTTTTGCCTTTTTCGTCGAACACTCAACAATTAGCATCTTGCTGGCCCAGCATGATCTGGGCAAGCGATCGATATTGGATACGTTCGGGCTGATCCTCCAGCGCAGCTTTCGGGTGGCGAAGGTCGTGCTGGCACAATCGCTTGGGATCAGTCTGCTGTTTTCTACCTTGGTGTGGTGCGGGCGCTGGATCTACGGGCTTATGCTCAATGACTGGGATATCAACTATTATCTCAGCCACCAGATGAGCTCGTTGTGGCTGGCGGTTGGCTTATTGGTCCTGCTCACGTTACCGATTGTATTGCTGGTCCTGCGCTATTGGGCTAGCTGGTGGCTCGCCTTGCCGCTGAGCCTGTTTCAAAACTGCTCCCAGTGGCGGCTGTTCAAGCAAGCCCAGCGTTTGAGCCAAGGCATTTATCCGCATATTTTATTGGGCCATATTGCTTGGTTATTCGGCCGGGTGGTTATTATAGCCATCATCGCCAAGGGCATTTTGTTTGTGCTTGAACCCGTACTGCACTGGGCAACTTATGATCCTGAGCGTTACCCTTGGCTGATGGTTGCAACGGTTCTGCTGATTGGCGTCGCCTTTCTGCTGAGCTTTGTCGACCGCTTTATTTACGCAAGTTGCCAATACTATGTGCTGCGCCTGCAAACTAGGCGCCATAAACTGGTCAATGAAGAAGAACGATTTGCGGGGCTGATGCAAAGCACCGAGCGCCGTATTTTGCTCAGTAGTGTCATGGTGCTGTTCATTGTCTTTGCATCAGTGAATGGTTACTCCGACGTGCGCCATTTCGTCGGACATTTGCAAACCAATACCTCTGGCTATGTCACCGCGCACCGCGGTGGGGGATTTGCGTACCCAGAAAACAGTGAAGCAGGCATACAGTACGCAATATCGCTGGGGGTCCAGAGTACCGAAATTGATGTGCAGATCACCAAGGACGGGCAGGTGGTGGTTTTCCACGACCGTGACTTGGGCCGTATGCTTGGCTCTCACTTGGTGGTGGAAGACGCTAGCTATTCTGAGATAGTCGCGGCTTATCAGGCTAAGAACCAGGTACCTCCGCCGCTGTTAAAACAGTTATTGGATGACTATGCCGATGATATCGAATTCAACATTGAATTAAAGCGTTACAACCGAAGCTTCGATCTTGCTCTGGCAATGGCGGAGTTGCTGCCGAAATACCAGCAAGCCATGATTGTGTCGAGCTTGGATGTTGAACTGCTGGCACGGCTGATGAACAAGATGGAGGCATCGCGTCCTGAACAGCTACGCTATGCGCTTATTTATGCCGCCAGTGTTGGCGAGTCCGAGCTTGAACGAGAAGTGGATATGCTGATGCTCAGCGATCAATGGCTCGATACGTGGCGAATCATCGAAATCCAGCAACGGGAGCAAGAGGTATTGGCTTGGACCATCAACAACTCAGCTGCGATGGAGCGGCTATTCCTGCTGGGGGTGGATGGCATTATTACCGACGAGCCCAAGTTAGCGTTGGAAGCCAAGAAGAGCATCGAACAAATGGATTTCTCTGAGCGGGCACTGCGGACCTTGCGCCACTGGTTGTTACTTTAA
- the hydA gene encoding dihydropyrimidinase gives MFSAASKKTSEHQAAILTQPRPGTMLIRQGIVVDHQQAQKADILIVDGKIADIAPEIHIIPKQCEIIEAAGLYVMPGGIDVHTHFNIDVGIARSCDDFFSGTRAAACGGTTTVVDHMGFGPKGCSLHHQLNVYQQYAKETAVIDYSFHGVIQHVNDDILGEMASMVEEEGISSFKLYLTYGYKLDDEEVLKALIQLKQVGALATVHPENDAAIALRRSQLLEQGKTAPKYHAVSRPLECEAEAIARMINLAKLAGDAPLYIVHLSNGLGLDYARLARDNHQPVWVETCPQYLMLDDSCYEREDALKYILSPPLRPAAEREKLWLGLVDGSIDTVATDHCSFTYHDQKQRGKDNFSACPNGMPGVETRMPLMFSEGVMKRRLSPSRFVELTSYLPAKLFGLYPQKGALQAGSDADLVLFDPEQQVTIKHELLHDNADYTPFEDIQAQGWPVMTISRGDVVACNGEFTGKAGNGRFIRRKPFDASAL, from the coding sequence ATGTTTTCCGCGGCGTCGAAAAAAACATCAGAACACCAAGCGGCGATCCTGACCCAGCCCCGTCCGGGGACCATGTTGATCCGCCAGGGGATAGTGGTCGATCACCAGCAGGCACAAAAAGCCGATATTCTTATCGTTGACGGCAAGATCGCCGATATTGCCCCTGAAATCCACATCATTCCCAAGCAGTGCGAAATTATTGAGGCGGCGGGTTTGTATGTGATGCCGGGTGGTATTGATGTTCATACCCATTTTAATATCGATGTCGGTATCGCGCGCAGTTGCGATGATTTTTTCTCCGGTACCCGCGCAGCAGCATGTGGCGGTACCACTACGGTCGTTGACCATATGGGATTTGGCCCCAAAGGTTGCAGTCTTCATCACCAGCTCAATGTCTACCAGCAATACGCCAAGGAAACGGCTGTTATCGACTATAGCTTCCATGGGGTTATCCAGCATGTAAATGATGACATCCTCGGCGAAATGGCATCGATGGTGGAAGAAGAGGGGATATCCAGCTTCAAGCTGTACCTGACCTACGGTTACAAACTCGATGATGAAGAAGTGCTCAAGGCGCTGATTCAGCTCAAGCAAGTCGGTGCGCTGGCAACCGTGCACCCTGAAAACGACGCTGCCATTGCCTTGCGGCGCAGCCAGTTGCTCGAGCAGGGCAAGACCGCACCCAAATACCACGCGGTTAGTCGTCCGCTGGAGTGCGAGGCAGAAGCCATAGCCCGGATGATCAACCTTGCCAAACTGGCCGGTGATGCCCCTTTGTACATTGTCCACCTCTCCAATGGGCTTGGCCTGGATTATGCCCGGCTCGCCCGTGACAACCACCAGCCGGTGTGGGTGGAAACCTGCCCACAATACCTGATGCTTGATGACAGTTGCTACGAGCGGGAAGACGCCCTCAAGTATATCCTAAGCCCTCCTCTGCGCCCGGCTGCGGAGCGAGAGAAACTCTGGCTCGGGCTGGTGGATGGCAGTATCGATACGGTTGCCACCGATCATTGCTCGTTTACCTACCACGATCAAAAACAACGCGGCAAAGACAACTTCAGCGCTTGCCCGAATGGCATGCCCGGTGTCGAAACCCGGATGCCGCTGATGTTCTCCGAAGGTGTGATGAAAAGGCGGCTGAGCCCAAGCCGATTTGTCGAGCTGACCAGTTACCTGCCAGCCAAGCTGTTTGGCCTTTATCCGCAAAAAGGCGCATTGCAGGCGGGTTCTGACGCCGATTTGGTGCTGTTCGATCCAGAGCAGCAAGTGACAATCAAACACGAATTACTACACGACAACGCAGATTATACCCCGTTTGAAGATATCCAAGCCCAGGGCTGGCCGGTGATGACCATCAGCCGTGGGGACGTTGTCGCATGTAATGGCGAATTTACGGGGAAAGCCGGGAATGGCCGCTTTATTCGCCGCAAACCGTTCGATGCCAGTGCGCTATAA
- a CDS encoding YgeY family selenium metabolism-linked hydrolase, giving the protein MNIPFAQVLEKAQDYKADMTRFLRDMIAIPSESCDEEKVVLRIKEEMEKVGFDKVEIDPMGNVLGWIGHGPHLIAMDAHIDTVGVGNMDNWDFDPYEGMEDDEVIGGRGASDQEGGMASMVYAGKIIKDLGLEDEYTLLVTGTVQEEDCDGLCWQYIIQESNIRPEFVVSTEPTDCQIYRGQRGRMEIRVDVSGVSCHGSAPERGENAIFKMGHILGDIEKLASNLGDDPFLGKGTLTVSEVFFTSPSRCAVADSCAVSIDRRLTWGETWEGAIKEIEELEAVKKFGAKVSMYNYDRPAYTGLVYPTECYFPAWKIDEEHVATKTLEASYELLFDKKPTVDKWTFSTNGVSIMGRYGIPVIGFGPGKEPEAHAPNEKTWKDHLVTCAAMYAVIPQMYLKELKK; this is encoded by the coding sequence ATGAACATCCCATTTGCCCAGGTACTGGAAAAAGCCCAAGACTACAAAGCGGACATGACCCGTTTCCTTCGTGACATGATTGCCATCCCGAGTGAAAGTTGTGACGAAGAGAAAGTTGTCCTGCGCATCAAAGAAGAAATGGAAAAAGTCGGTTTTGACAAAGTAGAAATCGACCCAATGGGTAACGTACTGGGTTGGATTGGTCACGGTCCGCACCTAATCGCGATGGATGCACACATCGATACCGTGGGTGTCGGCAACATGGATAACTGGGACTTCGACCCATATGAAGGTATGGAAGATGACGAAGTGATCGGTGGCCGTGGTGCATCGGATCAGGAAGGCGGCATGGCGTCTATGGTTTATGCCGGTAAGATCATCAAAGATCTTGGCCTGGAAGATGAATACACCCTGCTAGTGACCGGTACCGTTCAGGAAGAAGACTGTGACGGCCTATGCTGGCAGTACATCATCCAGGAAAGCAACATCCGCCCTGAGTTTGTCGTATCGACTGAACCAACAGATTGCCAGATCTACCGCGGTCAGCGCGGCCGTATGGAAATCCGTGTTGATGTCTCCGGTGTTAGCTGCCACGGCTCGGCGCCTGAGCGCGGTGAAAACGCGATCTTCAAGATGGGCCACATCCTGGGCGATATCGAAAAACTGGCTTCCAACCTTGGCGACGACCCATTCCTAGGCAAAGGCACACTGACAGTGTCCGAAGTCTTCTTCACTTCACCAAGCCGCTGTGCGGTGGCTGATAGCTGTGCGGTTTCTATCGACCGTCGTCTGACTTGGGGCGAAACCTGGGAAGGTGCTATTAAGGAAATCGAAGAGCTTGAAGCGGTTAAGAAATTCGGCGCTAAAGTGTCTATGTACAACTACGACCGTCCGGCTTACACCGGCCTGGTTTACCCAACTGAGTGCTACTTCCCTGCATGGAAGATCGACGAAGAGCATGTTGCAACCAAGACACTGGAAGCGTCTTACGAGCTATTGTTCGACAAGAAACCAACCGTTGATAAGTGGACCTTCTCAACCAACGGCGTATCAATCATGGGCCGCTACGGTATCCCTGTGATTGGCTTTGGTCCAGGTAAAGAGCCAGAAGCACACGCGCCAAACGAGAAGACTTGGAAAGACCACCTCGTTACTTGTGCAGCTATGTATGCTGTTATCCCTCAGATGTACCTGAAAGAGTTGAAAAAGTAA
- the arcC gene encoding carbamate kinase, protein MNTPTKKSTAVVALGGNALLRRGDAPSFTNQLANIKIAAKAIAEIAKEYQVAIVHGNGPQVGLLALQNLAYDKVQPYPLDVLGAESEGMIGYMLAQELQNLMPDTEVTSLLTRIEVDPNDPSMLDPTKFVGPVYNEEEAGILAEANNWTMKRDGEFVRRVVPSPKPLNIIDKKSIETLLGAGDIVICCGGGGIPVRKTDCGYTGVEGVIDKDLAATLLAKQLKADKLLILTDADAVYLDWGTENQRALRSTTPAQLSEYQFPAGSMGPKVEAAADFAQFGGRAYIGALEEGLDVLAERAGTCVSA, encoded by the coding sequence ATGAACACCCCAACCAAGAAGAGTACTGCCGTCGTCGCCCTCGGGGGTAATGCGTTGTTGCGTCGCGGCGACGCGCCAAGTTTTACCAACCAGCTTGCCAATATCAAGATTGCTGCCAAGGCGATTGCGGAAATTGCCAAGGAATACCAGGTCGCCATTGTTCATGGTAATGGGCCTCAGGTCGGTTTGTTAGCGTTGCAAAACCTGGCTTACGATAAGGTTCAGCCTTACCCGCTCGATGTTTTGGGCGCCGAAAGTGAAGGTATGATCGGCTATATGCTGGCGCAGGAGCTGCAAAACCTGATGCCTGATACCGAAGTCACCAGCTTGCTGACCCGTATCGAAGTCGATCCGAATGACCCGAGTATGCTCGACCCGACCAAGTTCGTTGGCCCTGTTTACAACGAGGAGGAAGCGGGCATTTTGGCTGAAGCCAACAACTGGACCATGAAACGTGATGGCGAGTTTGTCCGTCGCGTCGTACCGTCACCGAAACCGCTGAACATTATCGATAAAAAATCTATCGAAACCCTGTTGGGCGCTGGCGACATTGTGATCTGCTGCGGTGGCGGCGGGATCCCGGTACGCAAAACCGACTGCGGTTACACCGGGGTTGAAGGGGTGATCGACAAAGATCTTGCTGCTACTTTGCTGGCCAAGCAGCTCAAAGCCGACAAGTTGTTGATCCTCACTGATGCCGATGCGGTTTACCTTGACTGGGGCACCGAAAACCAGCGCGCACTGCGCTCAACCACGCCAGCTCAGCTGAGCGAATACCAATTCCCGGCAGGCTCGATGGGCCCCAAAGTCGAAGCCGCCGCCGACTTTGCCCAGTTCGGTGGCAGAGCCTACATCGGTGCCTTGGAAGAAGGGTTAGATGTACTGGCCGAGCGAGCGGGTACCTGTGTTAGTGCATAG
- a CDS encoding dodecin — MSGPDHHTYKKMELVGSSPDSIEDAISNAIERANETVKNLRWFEVVETRGHIEDGKVAHWQVTIKIGFTLEE, encoded by the coding sequence ATGAGTGGCCCCGATCATCACACCTACAAGAAAATGGAACTGGTTGGCTCGTCTCCAGACAGTATTGAAGACGCAATCAGCAACGCTATTGAACGGGCAAACGAAACCGTCAAAAACCTGCGCTGGTTTGAGGTCGTCGAAACCCGTGGCCATATTGAAGACGGAAAAGTGGCCCACTGGCAGGTAACCATTAAAATCGGCTTTACCCTAGAAGAGTAA
- the dpaL gene encoding diaminopropionate ammonia-lyase: MEIADNRHYNGQLSPLFTAAEAEKARAFHQAVEGYQPTPLHSLDCLAKAIGVGKILVKDEAYRFDLNAFKMLGGAYAIARLLCDEFKLDINAFDFAKLKNDITEKMTFATATDGNHGRGVAWAANKLGQNAVVYMPKGAADERVNNIRALGAECIVTDMNYDDTVRLAIKTADENGWKVVQDTAWEGYTEIPTWIMQGYTTMAAEAVDQMKAMAVERPTHVFLQAGVGAMAGGVLGYLCDQFGPDKLHSVVVEPDQADCIYRSGISENGEMINVDGDLATIMVGLACGEPNPIGWPVLRDCSTQFVSCQDSVAALGMRVLGNPLGEDPRVVSGESGAVGAGLLAAVHFHPEKEKLMEKLGLNQDSVVLLINTEGDTDPVHYREVVWGGKHQTI; this comes from the coding sequence ATGGAGATCGCCGATAACCGCCACTATAACGGTCAGCTTTCTCCACTATTTACCGCCGCCGAGGCGGAAAAAGCCCGCGCTTTCCACCAAGCTGTGGAAGGCTACCAGCCGACACCATTGCATTCTCTCGACTGCCTGGCCAAAGCAATCGGTGTTGGAAAAATCCTAGTCAAAGACGAAGCTTACCGTTTCGATTTGAATGCCTTCAAGATGCTGGGGGGCGCATATGCGATTGCCCGCCTGCTGTGTGATGAGTTCAAGCTCGATATCAATGCCTTTGATTTCGCCAAGCTGAAAAACGACATCACAGAAAAAATGACCTTTGCGACCGCGACCGACGGCAACCATGGCCGTGGTGTGGCATGGGCCGCAAACAAACTCGGCCAGAACGCTGTGGTTTACATGCCTAAAGGTGCTGCCGATGAGCGTGTTAACAACATCCGTGCCCTGGGGGCCGAATGTATTGTCACCGACATGAACTACGACGATACCGTGCGCCTTGCGATCAAAACTGCCGATGAAAATGGTTGGAAAGTGGTCCAGGACACGGCATGGGAAGGATACACCGAAATCCCGACTTGGATCATGCAGGGTTACACCACGATGGCGGCAGAAGCTGTCGACCAAATGAAAGCGATGGCTGTTGAACGTCCGACTCACGTCTTCCTTCAGGCCGGTGTCGGTGCGATGGCCGGTGGGGTGCTGGGTTACCTGTGTGACCAATTCGGCCCTGACAAATTGCACTCAGTGGTTGTCGAGCCCGATCAGGCCGACTGTATCTACCGCTCGGGGATCAGCGAAAACGGCGAGATGATCAATGTCGATGGTGATCTTGCCACCATCATGGTTGGTCTGGCTTGCGGTGAGCCTAACCCGATTGGCTGGCCGGTACTGCGAGACTGTTCAACCCAGTTTGTTTCCTGCCAGGACAGTGTTGCAGCGCTAGGTATGCGTGTTCTCGGTAACCCGCTGGGTGAAGACCCAAGGGTGGTATCGGGTGAGTCTGGTGCGGTAGGCGCCGGTTTGCTGGCGGCGGTTCATTTCCATCCGGAAAAAGAAAAACTGATGGAAAAACTGGGCCTCAACCAAGACTCGGTGGTGCTGCTGATTAATACCGAAGGGGATACCGATCCTGTCCATTACCGCGAAGTTGTTTGGGGCGGTAAACACCAAACTATCTGA